The following coding sequences lie in one Rutidosis leptorrhynchoides isolate AG116_Rl617_1_P2 chromosome 6, CSIRO_AGI_Rlap_v1, whole genome shotgun sequence genomic window:
- the LOC139855666 gene encoding protein PSK SIMULATOR 3-like codes for MVAEPWLPKMKKLTKTNKQNHTKPPETIGILSFEIANLMSKSIRLYKSLTNSAIFTLKTQVLTSEGIKTLISSDETYLLDLTFSEKLDELNSIAHVVSRLGHKCTIPQLQGFQHVYKDIINGAINVMELSFLVKDMDSMVRKMERFVNSTCSLYGEMMVMNELEIATKKFQQNRHEGSRKVFEQKLMWQIEDVKRLKHVSLWNQTYDKIVEMLVRTVCTVYARICFVFVDSISRREMFCSNSSRCGSVTSLKLSTCKSLAPKSDQIVGSCSSSVSIRTTEKEDTNLDKFQDFNYSCGLGPKRLIMECLSISSSVSKLDHHDYDNGSVSSVPVSKDRSSSHISAHSRLSHTRAPLSVNQKGYKSANSIKSFRNVAQAPANSVGGSALELQYANIVIVIEKLLQYPHIVGEEARDDLYQMLPKILRLQLKRSLKSYIKDIAIYDAPIAHDWKDKLDGILAWFAPMAHNMIRWQNERNYEQQNIVSKQTNVLLLQTLYFADREKTEAAICELLVGLNYICRYEHQQNALLDCGSSFDLDDGTNWEMEY; via the coding sequence ATGGTAGCTGAACCCTGGTTACCCAAAATGAAAAAATTAaccaaaacaaacaaacaaaaccaCACCAAACCACCAGAAACAATAGGAATTCTCTCATTCGAAATCGCAAATCTCATGTCAAAAAGCATTAGATTATACAAATCCTTAACAAACTCTGCAATCTTCACCTTAAAAACACAAGTTCTCACATCAGAAGGGATCAAAACACTCATCTCCTCAGATGAAACATATCTTTTAGACCTCACATTTTCTGAAAAACTCGATGAGTTAAATTCGATCGCCCATGTTGTTTCAAGACTTGGACATAAATGTACCATCCCACAACTTCAAGGATTTCAACATGTGTATAAGGATATAATTAATGGAGCTATTAATGTGATGGAATTAAGCTTTTTAGTTAAAGATATGGATTCAATGGTGAGGAAAATGGAGCGGTTTGTGAATTCGACATGTAGTCTTTATGGAGAAATGATGGTTATGAATGAATTAGAGATTGCTACTAAAAAGTTTCAACAAAATCGACATGAAGGAAGTCGAAAAGTTTTTGAGCAGAAATTGATGTGGCAGATTGAAGATGTGAAgcgtttgaaacatgtttcattgTGGAaccaaacttatgataaaattgtgGAGATGTTGGTAAGAACTGTGTGTACTGTTTATgcaagaatttgttttgttttcgtTGATTCGATTTCTAGAAGAGAAATGTTTTGTAGTAATAGTAGTAGGTGTGGTTCCGTTACAAGCTTAAAGTTAAGTACTTGTAAAAGTTTAGCTCCAAAATCGGATCAAATTGTTGGTTCATGTAGTTCAAGTGTTAGTATTAGGACTACCGAAAAGGAGGACACGAATCTTGATAAATTTCAAGACTTTAATTATTCTTGTGGATTGGGTCCAAAGAGATTAATTATGGAATGTTTAAGTATAAGTAGTTCTGTTTCGAAACTTGATCATCATGATTATGATAATGGGTCTGTTTCTTCAGTTCCAGTAAGCAAAGATCGAAGCAGCAGCCATATCTCAGCCCATTCAAGATTGTCCCATACTCGGGCTCCTTTAAGTGTAAATCAAAAAGGGTACAAAAGTGCTAATTCGATAAAGAGTTTTAGAAATGTAGCGCAAGCTCCTGCGAATAGTGTTGGTGGGTCAGCTTTAGAACTGCAGTATGCGAATATTGTAATTGTGATTGAGAAATTACTTCAATACCCTCATATAGTTGGTGAAGAAGCTAGAGATGATTTGTATCAAATGTTACCAAAGATTTTGAGATTGCAATTAAAGAGAAGTTTAAAGAGTTACATTAAAGATATAGCGATATATGATGCGCCTATTGCACATGATTGGAAAGATAAACTTGATGGTATACTAGCGTGGTTTGCGCCAATGGCGCATAATATGATTAGGTGGCAAAATGAGAGAAATTACGAACAACAAAATATTGTTTCGAAACAAACAAATGTTCTTCTTTTGCAGACTTTGTATTTTGCAGACCGAGAAAAAACAGAAGCAGCTATATGTGAGCTACTTGTGGGTTTGAATTATATTTGTCGTTATGAGCATCAACAGAATGCTTTATTAGATTGCGGGAGTAGTTTCGACTTGGATGATGGCACGAATTGGGAAATGGAATATTAA